One stretch of Nocardia fluminea DNA includes these proteins:
- a CDS encoding aldehyde dehydrogenase family protein, which produces MSDTLYIDGSWRPSASGKTREIRCPADDSLVGVVAEAGRDDTIAAITAARRAFDEGPWRRTGAAERGDLLLRVADAIDARRDEFTRAETLDTGKRPYESDIDMSDIANCFRYFGKLAADDAGRVVDAGSPDIDSRIVYEPVGVCGLITPWNYPLLQAAWKVAPALAAGNTFVLKPAELTPHTAILLMSVLDDLDVPAGVANLVLGAGATAGAPLSEHPAVDLVSFTGGLATGKIIAREAAATVKKVALELGGKNPNVVFADACDTEDRLAASVDNALNAAFLHSGQVCSAGARLVIEESAHDRFVDALVRRAEQIRLGLPFAEGTETGPLISAAHRDKVHAYVEQARAEGALIRTGGAFATGDQGSGNLDNGWFYLPTVIDGATRAMACVHDEAFGPTVTVETFTTEDEAVAIANDTEYGLAGAVWSGDAARARRVAARLRHGTVWVNDFGPYLPQAEWGGFGHSGVGRELGPAGLHEYREAKHVYENLRPGVTGWFADREEQR; this is translated from the coding sequence ATGAGCGACACTCTCTATATCGACGGCTCCTGGCGACCGTCGGCGTCCGGAAAGACGCGCGAAATCCGTTGTCCGGCAGATGATTCTCTCGTCGGTGTCGTCGCCGAGGCCGGCCGCGACGACACGATCGCGGCGATCACCGCCGCCCGCCGGGCCTTCGACGAGGGCCCGTGGCGGCGCACCGGCGCCGCCGAGCGGGGCGATCTGCTGCTACGGGTCGCCGACGCGATCGACGCGCGGCGAGACGAGTTCACGCGCGCCGAAACCCTCGACACCGGCAAACGCCCCTACGAGTCCGACATCGACATGTCCGACATCGCGAACTGCTTCCGGTATTTCGGCAAGCTCGCCGCCGACGACGCGGGCCGGGTCGTCGACGCCGGCTCTCCCGACATCGACTCCCGCATCGTCTACGAACCGGTCGGCGTCTGCGGGTTGATCACGCCGTGGAACTACCCCCTGTTGCAGGCGGCCTGGAAGGTCGCCCCGGCGTTGGCGGCGGGCAATACGTTCGTCCTCAAACCGGCCGAGCTGACTCCACACACCGCGATTCTGCTGATGTCGGTGCTCGACGACCTCGATGTGCCCGCGGGGGTGGCCAATCTCGTGCTCGGCGCGGGCGCCACCGCGGGCGCGCCGCTGTCCGAGCATCCCGCCGTCGACCTGGTCTCGTTCACCGGCGGGCTGGCCACCGGCAAGATCATCGCGCGCGAGGCGGCTGCCACGGTCAAGAAGGTCGCGCTCGAGTTGGGCGGCAAGAACCCGAATGTCGTGTTCGCCGACGCCTGCGACACCGAGGATCGGCTGGCCGCGAGCGTCGACAACGCGCTGAACGCGGCGTTCCTGCACTCCGGCCAAGTGTGTTCGGCGGGCGCGCGCCTGGTCATCGAGGAATCGGCGCACGACCGCTTCGTCGACGCGTTGGTGCGCCGCGCCGAGCAGATTCGGCTCGGCCTGCCCTTCGCCGAGGGCACCGAAACCGGGCCGCTGATCTCGGCCGCCCACCGTGACAAGGTGCACGCCTATGTCGAGCAGGCCCGTGCCGAGGGTGCGCTGATCCGCACCGGTGGTGCGTTCGCCACCGGCGACCAGGGCTCCGGGAACCTCGACAACGGCTGGTTCTACCTGCCGACCGTCATCGACGGCGCCACCCGTGCGATGGCGTGCGTGCACGACGAGGCGTTCGGGCCCACCGTGACCGTGGAGACCTTCACCACCGAGGACGAGGCCGTCGCCATCGCCAACGACACCGAGTACGGCCTCGCGGGCGCGGTGTGGTCCGGCGACGCCGCACGAGCCCGCCGTGTCGCCGCCCGGCTCCGGCACGGCACGGTCTGGGTCAACGACTTCGGTCCGTACCTGCCGCAGGCCGAGTGGGGTGGTTTCGGTCACTCGGGTGTCGGGCGCGAGCTCGGTCCCGCCGGGCTGCACGAGTACCGCGAGGCCAAGCACGTCTACGAGAATCTCCGGCCGGGCGTCACCGGCTGGTTCGCCGATCGGGAGGAACAGCGGTGA
- a CDS encoding GMC family oxidoreductase has protein sequence MTTYDYVIVGGGSAGAAVAARLSEDPSVTVCLLEAGPSDVDDPAILRLDRWMELLESGYDWDYPIEPQENGNSFLRHARAKVLGGCSSHNSCIAFWAPREDLDSWEREHGATGWGADSVYRLYPRIETNDAPGEHHGRGGPVHIMTVPPNDPCGVALLDACEAVGIPRAEFNAGRTVVNGANFFQINRRNDGTRSSSSVSYLHPHLDRPNLTIRTGAWAEKVVIENGRAVGVDITDNAFGRTTRITADREVILSAGAIDSPKLLMLSGIGPTVHLRENGIEVIVDSPGVGANLQDHPEGVIGFETTRPMVDSSTQWWEAGIFTPTEDGLDRPDLMMHYGSVPFDMHTVRQGYPTAENTFCLTPNVTHARSRGTVRLRSRDFRDKPKVDPRYFTDPEGHDMRVMVAGLRKAREIAATAPLSEWVARELYPGPDAQTDAELADYVRRTHNTVYHPVGTVRMGAVDDPMSLLDPELRVKGVAGLRVADASVFPAHTTVNPNITVMLVGERCAELVAAART, from the coding sequence GTGACCACATACGATTACGTGATCGTCGGCGGCGGTTCCGCGGGAGCGGCCGTCGCGGCACGACTGTCGGAAGACCCGTCGGTGACGGTCTGTCTGCTCGAGGCAGGGCCCTCCGATGTGGACGACCCGGCCATTCTGCGACTCGACCGCTGGATGGAACTGCTGGAATCGGGCTACGACTGGGATTACCCGATCGAGCCGCAGGAGAACGGCAACTCGTTCCTGCGCCACGCCCGCGCCAAGGTGCTCGGCGGCTGTTCCTCGCACAACAGCTGTATCGCGTTCTGGGCGCCGCGCGAGGACCTGGATTCCTGGGAACGCGAGCACGGCGCCACCGGGTGGGGTGCGGATTCGGTGTATCGGCTGTATCCGCGGATCGAGACCAACGACGCCCCCGGCGAGCACCACGGCCGCGGCGGGCCGGTGCACATCATGACGGTGCCGCCGAACGATCCGTGCGGGGTGGCCTTGCTCGACGCCTGCGAGGCGGTCGGGATCCCGCGCGCCGAGTTCAACGCGGGACGCACAGTCGTCAACGGCGCCAACTTCTTTCAGATCAATCGGCGCAACGATGGGACGCGCTCGTCGTCGTCGGTCAGCTATCTGCACCCGCATCTCGACAGGCCGAACCTCACCATCCGGACCGGTGCGTGGGCCGAGAAGGTCGTGATCGAGAACGGGCGGGCCGTCGGGGTCGACATCACCGACAACGCGTTCGGCCGCACCACCCGGATCACGGCCGATCGCGAGGTGATCCTCTCCGCCGGCGCCATCGACTCGCCGAAGCTGCTCATGCTCTCGGGCATCGGGCCCACAGTTCACCTGCGCGAGAACGGCATCGAGGTGATCGTGGACTCGCCCGGTGTCGGCGCGAACCTGCAGGACCACCCGGAGGGCGTGATCGGCTTCGAGACGACGCGACCGATGGTGGACAGCTCCACCCAGTGGTGGGAGGCAGGCATCTTCACCCCGACCGAGGACGGACTCGATCGGCCGGACCTGATGATGCACTACGGCAGCGTCCCCTTCGACATGCACACGGTGCGACAGGGGTATCCGACCGCCGAGAACACCTTCTGTCTGACCCCGAACGTCACCCATGCCCGCTCACGCGGCACTGTGCGCTTGCGCTCGCGCGACTTCCGGGACAAGCCGAAGGTGGACCCCCGCTACTTCACCGACCCCGAGGGTCACGATATGCGCGTGATGGTCGCCGGTCTGCGCAAGGCGCGCGAGATCGCCGCGACCGCACCGCTGTCGGAGTGGGTGGCGCGTGAGCTGTATCCGGGGCCGGACGCGCAGACCGACGCCGAACTGGCCGACTACGTCCGCCGGACCCACAACACCGTCTATCACCCGGTGGGCACGGTCCGCATGGGTGCGGTCGACGACCCGATGAGCCTTCTGGACCCCGAGCTGCGGGTCAAGGGCGTCGCGGGTCTGCGTGTCGCCGACGCCTCGGTGTTTCCCGCGCACACGACGGTCAACCCGAACATCACCGTCATGCTCGTCGGCGAACGCTGTGCCGAACTGGTGGCCGCCGCGCGGACGTAG
- a CDS encoding winged helix-turn-helix transcriptional regulator, which yields MTTAPGSDRAWTDPTCPVARTVDLVGDRWSLLIVRDAMDGPASFTEFRQRLGIARNILADRLRRLVEDGILTTSATASGKRHVYELTGAGQDLFTTIVALRQWGERHAFTDDEPRSTLVDHDGRPLAALHPRSRSGALVTAETTDVRRVD from the coding sequence ATGACGACAGCGCCCGGCTCCGACCGCGCATGGACCGACCCCACCTGCCCGGTCGCTCGCACGGTCGACCTGGTCGGGGACCGGTGGAGCCTGCTCATCGTGCGCGACGCCATGGACGGACCGGCATCGTTCACCGAGTTCCGGCAGCGGCTCGGGATCGCGCGCAACATCCTCGCCGACCGTCTGCGCCGACTCGTCGAGGACGGCATCCTCACCACCAGTGCCACCGCTAGCGGGAAACGACACGTCTACGAACTGACCGGTGCCGGGCAGGACCTGTTCACCACCATCGTCGCCCTTCGACAGTGGGGCGAACGGCATGCCTTCACCGACGACGAACCCCGCTCGACACTCGTGGACCACGACGGGCGACCCCTCGCCGCGCTTCACCCCCGCAGTCGGTCCGGCGCGTTGGTCACCGCCGAGACCACGGACGTGCGACGGGTGGACTGA
- a CDS encoding MFS transporter produces the protein MTTGVTRAQRWLLATVCAAAVSTIYAIQPVLAVAGAELGLPPESSGVLIAAGQIGYFAGLILLVPLGDLLNRRRLIGWLLALTSIGAAITAAAPTGGVAVAGLALAGVFAVVVQVAVAYVAAVSAPGDRGRNIGAVTSGVVIGILGVRVVAGLLGDTLGWRLIYALLAVLCAGLAVVTRAGLDPDIRTSRDRYTQILRSMRHLVTTDRLFLSRGLIAFFAFASFGSVWSGLALPLGAQPWNFGTTEIGLFGLAGLAGALGAGRAGRWADAGHAQRITGWSLALLAASWLLIARTGFTLALLVVGVVVLDFAVQAVHVSSQHLLTTAYPDRAGSVIGAYMTFYSLGSALGAVTTTWAYITWGWWAASLFGALYALAGFAVWGSAQLAGSSRADLSVPTSRRSPVGCARK, from the coding sequence GTGACGACAGGAGTCACGCGAGCACAGCGATGGTTGCTGGCGACGGTGTGCGCCGCGGCGGTGTCCACGATCTACGCGATCCAGCCGGTCCTTGCCGTCGCCGGCGCCGAGCTCGGTCTGCCACCGGAGTCGTCGGGCGTGCTGATCGCCGCCGGGCAGATCGGCTATTTCGCCGGGCTGATCCTGCTGGTGCCGCTCGGTGATCTGCTGAACCGGCGTCGGCTCATCGGCTGGCTGCTGGCACTGACCTCGATCGGGGCCGCGATCACGGCCGCCGCGCCCACCGGTGGGGTCGCGGTGGCCGGACTCGCGCTCGCCGGGGTATTCGCGGTCGTGGTGCAGGTGGCGGTCGCCTATGTCGCCGCCGTCTCCGCGCCCGGTGACCGCGGTCGCAACATCGGCGCGGTCACCTCGGGTGTCGTGATCGGAATCCTCGGCGTCCGCGTCGTCGCGGGGTTGCTGGGCGACACGCTCGGCTGGCGTCTGATCTACGCCCTGCTGGCCGTGCTGTGCGCGGGTCTCGCCGTCGTCACCCGAGCAGGTCTGGACCCGGACATCAGAACCTCGCGCGATCGATACACCCAGATTCTGCGGTCGATGCGACATCTCGTCACCACGGATCGACTGTTCCTGAGCCGGGGCCTGATCGCCTTCTTCGCCTTCGCGTCCTTCGGCTCGGTCTGGAGCGGCCTCGCGCTCCCACTCGGTGCGCAGCCCTGGAACTTCGGCACCACCGAGATCGGGCTATTCGGATTGGCGGGTCTCGCGGGAGCCCTCGGCGCCGGCCGCGCGGGCCGGTGGGCCGATGCCGGTCACGCTCAGCGGATCACCGGATGGTCACTGGCGCTGCTCGCCGCGTCCTGGCTGCTCATCGCGCGGACCGGGTTCACCCTGGCGCTGCTCGTCGTCGGTGTCGTGGTGCTCGACTTCGCCGTCCAAGCCGTGCACGTGAGCAGCCAGCATCTACTGACCACTGCGTACCCTGACCGCGCAGGCAGCGTCATCGGCGCGTACATGACCTTCTACTCGCTGGGCTCGGCTCTCGGCGCGGTCACGACGACCTGGGCGTACATCACGTGGGGATGGTGGGCCGCCAGTCTGTTCGGCGCCCTCTACGCCTTGGCGGGATTCGCCGTCTGGGGGTCGGCCCAACTCGCGGGCAGCTCACGCGCTGACCTCAGCGTGCCGACCTCACGCCGGTCGCCGGTGGGATGCGCCCGGAAATAA
- a CDS encoding HNH endonuclease produces the protein MMIRHAVDPTAPASDTWIHTRVLVLNASYEALDEITADRAVTLLISGAAETVIERAPRFPIRSQHLVIALPETIRLVRYVYLAHVAPIGDDSRATLAGVLRRDKHRCGYCADWAHTVDHIRPRSRGGPNTWSNLVACCAPCNTGKADRTPEEAGMRLLWEPKAPDPLARKQRRIWKEYAP, from the coding sequence ATGATGATTCGTCATGCTGTCGACCCGACGGCGCCCGCTTCCGACACCTGGATACACACGAGGGTGCTCGTGCTCAACGCCAGCTACGAGGCCCTCGACGAGATCACCGCCGATCGGGCGGTGACATTGCTGATCAGCGGTGCCGCCGAGACTGTGATCGAGCGGGCGCCGCGGTTCCCGATCCGCTCGCAACATCTGGTCATCGCGCTGCCGGAGACGATCCGGCTGGTGCGCTACGTCTACCTCGCGCACGTCGCGCCGATCGGTGACGACAGCCGCGCGACCCTGGCCGGGGTGTTGCGTCGTGACAAGCACCGGTGCGGCTACTGCGCCGACTGGGCGCACACCGTCGACCACATCCGCCCCCGCAGCCGGGGCGGACCGAACACCTGGAGCAATCTCGTTGCCTGTTGCGCACCGTGCAATACAGGCAAGGCCGACCGCACCCCGGAAGAGGCGGGGATGCGGCTGCTGTGGGAGCCCAAGGCTCCCGACCCGCTCGCTCGCAAGCAGCGCCGGATCTGGAAGGAGTACGCGCCGTGA
- a CDS encoding WhiB family transcriptional regulator, with protein MTTTDLALTELLTLSDSGQWHRAACRGDPNHEAWFPYPSQDFDYAREICAGCPLLAGCAEYAAQTGQSGVWGGREYDRGRVIRA; from the coding sequence GTGACGACCACCGACCTCGCACTGACCGAACTGCTGACCCTGTCCGATTCGGGGCAATGGCACCGCGCCGCCTGCCGTGGTGACCCCAACCACGAGGCGTGGTTTCCCTACCCGTCGCAGGACTTCGACTACGCCCGCGAGATCTGCGCCGGGTGCCCGTTGCTCGCGGGGTGCGCCGAGTACGCCGCGCAGACGGGGCAGTCAGGCGTGTGGGGTGGTCGCGAATACGATCGCGGCCGCGTGATTCGCGCCTGA
- a CDS encoding VWA domain-containing protein, whose amino-acid sequence MGTHRNGTSSRSISKGPVIAASALVLVIVAVFAWFQLSDRAATTDVAAAAECVEGDAQLDVTVDPAIAGPVRAAADRFNATKPRVRDHCAQVKVSARPTSALVAGLADATKWDPGLGPQPGLWIADSSRSIELVRVPGLIEGTPASIATSPIVLAVPDALRRALEQHQIAWADLPRLQQGSLDEVGLAGWGGLRMALPAGDATTAAAASIGAAISGTEPLTEQAAGSGQVVAAISGLAADAQTPADLMTAMSGISADPADDDVHAVAATQQQLGTGGLTAFRPVGSAPLADYPAALLSGPWVDKTQNLIASRFIDFLRAPEQAGALATEGFGPAIGSAPANPPRAALEKVRSTLANPVLGVNATVLLDVSSSMSTAEGSTTRLSNAIAAVASTLQVMPPDFGLGLWTFGKNLDGTTPYKVQAATELLTDAQRNTVGSAVTAVKPSQLAADQAYPSLLAAYRAAVAAYSPGRTNSILLITDGPDDDSTLTGTALVEEITAATKSGKPIRIDVVVVGGEGTQTLRALADQTGGTYTRMPASNDLGFGTAVVKALTTP is encoded by the coding sequence GTGGGTACGCATCGCAACGGGACCAGTTCTCGAAGTATCAGCAAGGGTCCGGTGATCGCGGCATCGGCACTCGTCCTGGTGATCGTCGCCGTCTTCGCGTGGTTCCAGCTCAGTGATCGCGCCGCGACCACCGATGTCGCGGCCGCCGCCGAATGCGTCGAGGGGGATGCGCAGCTCGACGTCACCGTCGATCCGGCGATCGCGGGCCCCGTGCGCGCCGCGGCAGACCGGTTCAACGCGACCAAGCCGCGGGTACGTGACCACTGCGCCCAGGTGAAGGTGTCGGCACGCCCGACGAGCGCACTCGTGGCCGGCCTCGCCGACGCCACGAAGTGGGATCCGGGCCTCGGTCCGCAACCGGGTCTGTGGATTGCCGATTCGAGCCGGTCGATCGAGCTGGTCCGGGTGCCCGGTCTGATCGAGGGCACCCCCGCCTCGATCGCCACCAGCCCGATCGTGCTGGCCGTGCCCGATGCCCTGCGCCGCGCGCTCGAGCAGCACCAGATCGCCTGGGCCGACCTGCCACGACTGCAGCAGGGCTCCCTCGACGAGGTCGGCCTGGCGGGCTGGGGTGGGTTGCGCATGGCGCTGCCCGCCGGTGATGCCACGACCGCCGCCGCGGCGTCCATCGGCGCCGCGATCTCGGGGACCGAACCGTTGACCGAGCAGGCCGCCGGGTCGGGTCAGGTCGTCGCCGCGATCTCCGGGCTCGCCGCGGACGCGCAGACACCCGCCGATCTGATGACCGCCATGTCGGGGATCAGCGCGGATCCCGCCGATGACGACGTGCACGCGGTCGCCGCGACGCAGCAGCAGCTCGGCACCGGCGGACTCACCGCGTTCCGGCCGGTCGGCAGCGCGCCGCTGGCCGACTATCCCGCGGCGCTGCTGTCGGGTCCGTGGGTCGACAAGACCCAGAACCTGATCGCGTCACGGTTCATCGACTTCCTGCGCGCACCGGAGCAGGCGGGTGCTCTCGCCACGGAAGGCTTCGGGCCCGCCATCGGTTCGGCACCCGCGAATCCGCCGCGCGCGGCGCTGGAGAAGGTGCGGTCGACGCTGGCCAACCCGGTCCTCGGGGTGAACGCGACGGTGCTGCTCGACGTGTCGTCGTCGATGAGCACCGCCGAGGGCTCGACCACCCGCCTGTCGAACGCGATCGCCGCGGTCGCTTCGACCCTGCAAGTGATGCCGCCCGACTTCGGGCTCGGCCTGTGGACCTTCGGCAAGAACCTCGACGGCACCACCCCGTACAAGGTGCAGGCGGCCACCGAACTGCTCACCGATGCCCAGCGCAACACGGTCGGGTCGGCGGTCACCGCGGTGAAGCCGAGCCAGCTCGCCGCGGATCAGGCGTACCCGAGCCTGCTCGCCGCCTACCGCGCGGCGGTGGCCGCGTACTCCCCCGGTCGCACGAATTCGATTCTGCTGATCACCGACGGGCCCGACGACGATTCGACGCTGACGGGCACCGCACTGGTCGAGGAGATCACCGCGGCGACCAAGTCCGGCAAGCCCATTCGTATCGACGTCGTCGTGGTGGGCGGCGAGGGCACCCAGACCCTGCGGGCCCTCGCCGACCAGACCGGCGGCACCTACACCCGCATGCCTGCGAGCAACGACCTGGGCTTCGGCACCGCGGTCGTCAAGGCGCTGACCACGCCGTAG
- a CDS encoding Vgb family protein, protein MAEIVQVIDVPGAPYGVTAGPDGALWFTLVAQGVIGRLAEGLVRSYPLEQSDGQPTVIVAGSDDALWFTEFQGGRLGRITVDGAVTSMPMEGPYGACAGSDGALWFTELRAGRVARLGKDGDLTRVEVDGMPSMITPGPDGALWLTVNQGNAIARVDTDLALRVYPLPTASAAPVGITAGPDNALWFTEIGAGAIGRIDLGGTVTEFALPAPDARPHAIVAGPDDALWFTEWASCRLGRITTDGTITHLDLPGAEPHGLTVDPAGDLWVAMESGALVRVSP, encoded by the coding sequence TTGGCTGAGATCGTGCAAGTGATCGACGTGCCAGGCGCACCGTACGGGGTCACGGCCGGACCCGATGGGGCGTTGTGGTTCACGCTGGTGGCGCAGGGCGTGATCGGACGACTGGCGGAGGGGCTCGTGCGGTCCTATCCCCTCGAGCAGTCCGACGGGCAACCGACGGTGATCGTCGCCGGTTCCGATGATGCCCTGTGGTTCACCGAGTTCCAGGGCGGCCGGCTCGGGCGGATCACCGTCGACGGGGCGGTGACGAGCATGCCCATGGAAGGCCCCTACGGTGCGTGCGCCGGCTCGGACGGTGCGCTCTGGTTCACCGAACTGCGGGCGGGCCGGGTCGCGCGACTCGGGAAGGACGGCGACCTCACCCGTGTCGAGGTCGACGGGATGCCCTCGATGATCACCCCGGGACCCGATGGGGCGCTGTGGCTCACGGTCAACCAGGGCAACGCGATCGCCCGCGTCGACACCGACCTCGCGCTGCGCGTGTACCCGCTGCCCACGGCTTCGGCCGCGCCGGTCGGCATCACCGCGGGCCCCGACAACGCCCTGTGGTTCACCGAAATCGGCGCGGGTGCGATCGGGCGCATCGACCTCGGGGGAACGGTCACCGAATTCGCGCTTCCCGCGCCCGACGCGCGCCCGCACGCGATCGTGGCAGGTCCCGACGACGCCCTGTGGTTCACCGAGTGGGCGAGCTGCCGGCTCGGGCGGATCACCACCGACGGCACGATCACTCACCTGGATCTTCCCGGCGCCGAACCGCACGGACTCACCGTCGACCCCGCGGGAGATCTCTGGGTGGCGATGGAATCCGGTGCGCTGGTGCGGGTTTCTCCGTAG
- a CDS encoding TetR/AcrR family transcriptional regulator: MEPQRRPGGRSARVREAVLDATTDELAERGYQGLSMDAVAQRAGVHKTTVYRRWRAPEGLVADALERASEQPWPIPDTGTLTGDLRGLTELLRLGFTDPESGSVATAFIAAGMQHPEAAEALRGFYAARHGEAAVIVTRAIVRGEVDPLVDATEIIRLAVAPLFHRLFITHEPVTAEQARRAADVAAALARTTIGT, translated from the coding sequence TTGGAACCGCAACGACGCCCCGGCGGACGCAGCGCCCGAGTCAGAGAAGCCGTTCTCGACGCGACGACGGACGAACTCGCCGAACGGGGCTACCAGGGCCTGAGCATGGATGCCGTCGCGCAGCGAGCCGGGGTCCACAAGACCACCGTCTATCGGCGCTGGCGCGCCCCCGAGGGGCTGGTCGCCGACGCGCTCGAGCGGGCCTCGGAACAACCGTGGCCGATCCCCGACACGGGCACCCTCACCGGGGACCTCCGTGGCCTGACCGAGTTGCTCCGACTGGGCTTCACCGATCCTGAATCCGGTTCGGTGGCAACAGCTTTCATCGCCGCGGGCATGCAGCATCCCGAGGCGGCCGAGGCGCTGCGCGGCTTCTACGCGGCCCGGCACGGCGAGGCGGCGGTCATCGTGACGCGGGCGATCGTTCGCGGTGAGGTGGACCCGCTGGTCGACGCCACCGAGATCATCCGGCTCGCGGTCGCACCGCTGTTCCACCGGCTGTTCATCACCCACGAACCGGTCACCGCCGAGCAGGCGCGCCGAGCAGCCGACGTGGCGGCCGCTCTGGCGAGAACAACGATCGGCACCTGA
- a CDS encoding FkbM family methyltransferase, whose amino-acid sequence MTTQQQLRLDDGRTVTCTSPAEARMLWNEMIADGYYRRAAATLRPGDLAVDIGANIGLSAMMFAETRPGVRVIAAEPAPAIYQCLHRNMSAHVPSGVALEVAVGAAPGVLPFTWYPRATANSSLYADRDADDDATKTFLRNSGLPDDAITLITHGLHDGEQIDVEVTTVSAILAHHDPAAEIGVLKIDVERAEFDVLLGITDSDWPRIRAVVAEVHDRDGRLAEFCEVLRCHGLTPRTRQDPSLSGTELHEVYAVRA is encoded by the coding sequence ATGACGACACAGCAGCAACTTCGCCTCGACGACGGCCGCACCGTCACCTGCACCAGCCCGGCCGAAGCGCGCATGCTCTGGAACGAGATGATCGCCGACGGGTACTACCGTCGAGCGGCCGCCACCCTGCGTCCCGGTGACCTCGCGGTCGACATCGGTGCCAATATCGGACTCAGCGCGATGATGTTCGCCGAGACGCGCCCCGGGGTCCGGGTGATCGCCGCCGAACCCGCTCCCGCCATTTACCAGTGCCTGCACCGCAACATGTCCGCGCATGTGCCCAGCGGTGTCGCGCTGGAGGTCGCGGTGGGCGCCGCACCCGGGGTGTTGCCGTTCACCTGGTACCCACGGGCGACCGCGAACTCGAGCTTGTACGCCGACCGCGATGCCGATGACGACGCGACGAAGACCTTCTTGCGCAACAGTGGCCTGCCCGACGACGCGATCACCTTGATCACCCACGGCCTGCACGACGGCGAACAGATCGATGTCGAGGTCACGACGGTGTCGGCGATCCTGGCACACCACGATCCCGCTGCCGAGATCGGCGTGCTGAAGATCGATGTCGAGCGTGCCGAGTTCGATGTGCTGCTCGGTATCACCGATTCCGACTGGCCCAGGATTCGCGCCGTCGTGGCCGAGGTACACGACCGCGACGGCCGCCTCGCCGAGTTCTGCGAGGTCCTGCGCTGTCACGGTCTCACTCCGCGCACCCGGCAGGATCCGTCGTTGTCGGGCACCGAACTGCACGAGGTCTACGCCGTGCGGGCCTGA